The Marinitoga hydrogenitolerans DSM 16785 genome includes the window AAATAATATTAAGGTAGGTGTTTAAATGAGCATATTAGCAAAAATTTTTGATAAGAACAAAAGAACCTTGAACAAATATAAAAAAGTGGTTGATAAAATAAATGCTTTAGAACCGGAAATGGAAAAGTTAAGTGATGACCAATTAAAATCAAAAACCACCGAATTTAAAAAAAGACTTGAAAATGGAGAAGTTTTAGATGACCTATTAGTAGATGCTTTTGCTGTAGTTAGAGAAACTGCAAAAAGAGTTTTAAAAATGAGACATTTTGACGTTCAATTAATGGGTGGAATTGCCTTGCATGAAGGAAATATTGCAGAAATGAAAACTGGTGAAGGTAAAACACTGGTTGCAACATTACCTGTATACCTAAATGCCTTGACTGGAAAAGGAGTTCACTTGGCAACACACAATGATTATCTCGCCAAAAGAGATGCTCAATGGATGGGTCCTGTCTATGAATTTTTAGGATTAAGTGTAGGCTTTATTCAAGCTGGAATGGAAAATGAAGATAGAAAAAAAGCTTATAGGTGTGATATAACCTATGGAACTGCAAATGAGTTTGGATTTGATTATTTAAGAGATAATCTTGTATATGATTTAAATGATAAAGTACAAAGAGGTCATTATTATACTATAGTTGATGAAGCTGATAGTATTTTAATTGACGAAGCCAGAACACCTTTAATAATTTCAGGTCCATCCGATACACCATCACATTTATATACAAAATTTGCAACAATAGCAAGAAAGTTGAAAAAAGACGATGACTTTACATTGGACGAAAAAAGTAAAGCTGTAATTCTTACAGATGAAGGTATTGCAAAGCTTGAAAAAATGTTAGGAATAGAAAATCTATATGATCCAAAAAATATTCACTTTTTATTCCACACTTTAAATGCTTTAAAGGCTTTACATTACTTTAAAAAAGATAAAGATTATATAATTCAAGACGGTGAAATTATTATTGTAGATGAATTTACAGGAAGATTAATGCATGGAAGAAGATACTCAGAGGGTTTACACCAAGCTATTGAAGCAAAAGAAGGCGTTAAAGTAAAGGAAGAATCCTTAACATATGCAACTATAACATTCCAGAATTATTTCAGAATGTATGAAAAATTGGCCGGAATGACTGGAACCGCTAAAACTGAAGAAGATGAATTCAAACAAATATATAACTGTGAGGTTGTTGTAATCCCAACAAATAAACCTGTAATTAGAAAAGATAAAAATGACTTAATATATAAAACTCAAAAAGAAAAATGGACTGCTGTTGTTAAAGAAATAAAAGAAAGATATAAAAATGGGCAACCTATGTTAGTTGGTACTACTTCTATAGAAACCAGTGAATTATTAAGTCATATGTTAAAAAAAGAGAAAATACCTCATAATGTATTAAATGCGAAATACCATGAAAAAGAAGCTGAAATTATTGCACAAGCAGGACAAAAAGGTATGATAACAATAGCAACTAATATGGCTGGAAGAGGTACAGATATCAAACTAGGAGAAGGCGTTGTTGAATTAGGCGGACTTTATGTTATAGGCACGGAAAGACATGAAAGTAGAAGAATCGATAATCAATTAATAGGTCGTTCAGGAAGACAGGGAGATCCTGGAGAATCAAGATTTTTCCTTTCATTTGAAGATGATCTCTTAAGATTGTTTGGTGGAGATAAATTAAAGAATATAATGAATACATTAAAAATTGAAGATGATCAGCCCATTGAACATGCCTTATTAAGTAAAATAATAAGAGATGCTCAAAAAAGAGTTGAAGGTATCCATTTCTCCATAAGAAAAAGATTATTTGAACTAGATTCCATTATGGATTATCAAAGATCATCTATTTATAGTCACAGGGATTGGATTTTAAGCCAAACGGATTATGATGAACATTTAAGAGAAATTTTTGAAGATGTCGTTGACAGATTAGTTGAATCTTCTATAAACGAAGAAGAATTAGTAGATAAAGAAGAATTAAGTAAAAAATTACTTGCTTTTGGAATAATTGAAAAAATCGATTTTGACAATGTTGAAGAATGCAAAGATAAAGTATTTAAATTATTATGGGATAAATATCATTCTAAAAAAAGTGAATTTGGTGAAGAGTTTCAGAGAATATCCAAATTTATAATGCTTAGAATTATTGATGAAAGATGGAGAAAACATCTTGAAGCTATTGAACATTTAAAGGAAGCTGTTAGTTTGAGAGCATATGGACAAAAAGATCCTGCAATGGAATTCAAAAAAGAATCTTATATTCTATTTGAAGAATTAATAAATAACATTTATGATGATACTGTTTCTTATCTATTGAGAATAATAAAAGTTGATACATCAAAAGAAGAAGAAGAAACAAAGAAAAAGATTCATCAATTAAATTTCGTTCATAATGACGGAAGTGTAATTAATAGAGCTGAAAAAAGAAAAGAAAAAAAGAAAACACATAAAAGAATCAAAATAAAGAGGTGAAAAAATGCTTGACTATGAAATAAAAGTAAAAATAGATGAACTAAAAGAAAAATTTAAAAACCTTAGAAGTCTTTTTGATATAGAAAAAACAAATAAACGGATAAATAAACTGGAAAATGAAATGACTAACCCTGAATTCTGGAATGATCAAAAAAGAGCTGAAAAAATTTCTCGTGAATTACAACATTTAAAACATGAAAAGGAAGAATTTATAAATCTTCAAGGTTTATTTGAAGATCTTGAAGTAGCCATAGAATTCAGCGAAGAAGATCCTACTATGGATGATCAAGCTCTAGAAATATTACATAAAATAGAAAAAAAAGTAAAAGAATTCGAACTAGCAATGTTATTATCAGGAAAATATGATTCAAACAATGTATTTTTAACTATACACCCTGGTGCTGGCGGAACAGAATCTCACGATTGGGCAGATATGTTATTAAGAATGTATACAAGATGGGCAGAAAAAAATTCATATAAAATAGAAATCATAGATTATTTGCCTGGTGATGAAGCTGGAATAAAAAGCGTTACAATAAAAATAAATGGTTCATTTGCATATGGAAAATTAAAATACGAATCTGGTGTTCATAGATTAGTTAGAGTTTCTCCTTTTGATGCCGCAAATAGGAGACACACTTCCTTTGCATCCGTTTCAGTAACCCCAGAATTAGATGAAGATATCGATATAGAAATAAGACCTGATGATTTAAAAATAGATACATATAGAGCTGGCGGAGCCGGAGGGCAACACGTTAATAAAACAGATTCAGCAGTTAGAATAACTCATTTACCTACAGGTATTGTGGTCGCCTGCCAAAATGAACGATCTCAACATCAAAATAAAGCTACAGCAATGCAAATATTAAAAGCCAGACTTTTTGAACTTGAAATGAAAAAGAAAATGGAAGAAAAATTAAAGTTAATGGGTGATATGAAAGATATATCTTGGGGAAATCAAATTAGATCTTATGTATTATATCCATATAAAATGGTTAAAGATCACAGAACAAGTTACGAATCGTCTAATGCTGATGCTGTACTAGATGGTGATTTAGATGGATTTATAGAAGCTGAACTTCTGTATTTTGCTAAATTAAATAAAGAATAATTATAAAATATGGCCGTGGTTCACGGCCATATTTTATTTATGAAAATTAAATCAATCTCTTTTATATAAAAACTTCCCGACTCTATCTATATGCTCTTTTAATTCTTTGTTATCTATTTTATTATAAATTATTAAATCTATTCCATATGGAATTTCAAGTTTTTCAATTTCAACCTGAATTGAAATAATATCATTTATATTTAGATCCTCTCCATACAATGCTATATCTATATCAGATCCATTTTTAAAATTCCCCTTTGCTCTTGAACCAAATAAAATAACCCTTTTTATTTTTTTGTTGTTGGAAAATATTTTAATAAGATTGTCCAAAAGCTCTTCCTTTAACCCAAATTTCATTAATCCTCATTCCTTTTTAAACTTTCTAATTTTTGAATTAATTTTTTAAATTCGTCATAATAAAAATTAATGATTAAATCAACTATTTCATCTGCTGTACTTTCGTCATATGTATGGCTCGTTAAGTTTCTACTTAATATCATTTTCATCCATATATCCCCATTAATTATAATCCCATTTTTAAAAGCTTCTCTTATTGCATCTCTTGAACCATATATATTAAAGTTTCCTTTATTCTCAAAAAAATCTTTCAAGGTTTTCCAGGCTAATTCATGTGTATATTCAAAACTTTGAATTAATCCTTGCTTTTCCAATATAGAAAGTTCTCTTTCTTTCGAAAGCTCAACTGCATTGCTTAATTGATTAAAAGCTTTTTTTTAATTTTGAAATCTTTGAATCCATCTAATATCTTTCATTTTTCTCACCTACATACTTAAAATCTATATTCCACCCCAATATTAAAGTTATAATAAAATTCATCCTTATTTGATGGTTTAAACATTTTCATATCGTAATTATCACTTGCTGCTGTATCAACGAGTTCTAATTTGTTTTTCGTATATCTCAAATTCATACCATTAAATATTTTTAATCCATAAAAAGTATAATCAACTTTTAAATTAAAATCATATTTATGTTCCAATATTTCATCATCTAAAAAATGCGTGCCTTGTCCTCCCTCTGTCCATGTTGCATATTCGCCCCATGGATTTGCTGGTGACTTGCTCCCGGAAATAACATATTCAAAACTTCCTCTGATATTCGTATTTTTAATATTATTTTCATATGTTGTCATAAATGCTATGTTGTTTTCGCCATTATAATATCCTATGTAATTTTCTTCATTAGGTATTGTTTTATCATTAATATCAACATTTGGATAATATGTATATCCATAATATCTATTTGTTCCATCGCCAGATGGTTGAAAAGTATATTTTGTAGCTCCTGCATTGTATAAACCAAATGCACCATACTTCATATTTATTTTACCTCCAACACTCCAGGCTACTTTATCAGGATTTTGATACGCATCTGGATTTAAAATCCTATTTGCATTTATATCATCAACTAATATTTGTGCATAATAGTAATGTCCTTCATCTTTATAATCGAGCATAAATCCCATTATTGAATTTGCGTTATATCCATGATACCATGGTTTTCCACTTGAAATATTTACATATTGAACAAAAAAATTAGGTATTACATTTAGAAAATACTCTATGTCAAATGCTGTATTTACATAAACGGCTGACTCTTCATATGCAAATCTAAAGTTCCCAATTTTTAATCCATATGTTTTAAAGTTTGCTCCTCTATCTTTATAACCCAGTTGAGACTGCCTGTTTAATTCAATATATCTTGTTTCATAAAAAAACGATTCATCTTCATAATTGAAATCTATAATAACAGATGATAATCCTTTAGAGGAAATGTACAATGAATATGGTGAATCTACAATATCATAATGTTGCAATCGTCCAAATCTTAATTTATAATTGTCAAAATCAATAGAAACTCCACCATTTTTCATATAGAAATAATATCCTTCATAAAAAGCATTTTCTAACCCGCTTAAATTATATTTATCATCATTATAAGCATTTAATTCAGCTAAAAAGTTGAACCCTTTAAAAGTATGTGTGACTTTAAAGGTAAATCCTTGATATGGCTTTATACTGTTTATATTCTCATCAATTCTCAATGAAAAATCTACACCGAAAATATTTAAGGCGAATATTATTAAAAATAAAGATGTGTATATTTTTCTCATCTACACCCTCACCTTCCAACAAATATATTTCTTTCAAATTTTTTTAATTCAATTAATGCATTATCTCCCAATCTTCTATTTACTAAATAAAATAAATTAGATATTAATTTATGTAATGTCATGTCATTTATTCTATTTCCTTTTTCCACAAGATTCCACTTTGGTGAAATTCTATATACTTTATCAAACACATCTGGATATTCAAAATTCCCCTCGAAAGCTATATCAAATACTATTGAATTTTCTGGTATATATTTTGTAGGAATTTTAAATTTTTCTGATGGAACTGCTGAGATAATAATATCGGAAATAGACACGAATTTCATTATGTCATCATAATCTGTATATTTCTGACATACCCTAACACTAGCATTTTCATTTAACATCATTAAAGCTAAAGATCTTCCCACTGCCAAAGAATCATTAATTACCACAATTTTTTTTCCTTCTAATTTAAAAGGGTTTTCTTTTAAATTAGAAGGATATTTGCCATTATCTTTAAAATAATTTTCATAGAGTATATAATTTCTTTTCAAAACATATAATATTCCTTTTGCTGTTGGGGGAATAATCAATTTTCGTAAATTTTCATTATCGCTGTAAAATTCATGTTGAACCAAATATCCCATATACTCATGATTTAAACCTTCCACATCTTTCTCTATTGATACAAGATTCATAAAATATGTATCTTTAATATCAAATGGTGTTGGATACATAACAATTATTCCGTGTGTACTTTTGTCATTATTATAATACTTTATTTTTTCTTCTAATAACTCTTTGTTAAATGCTTTATCAAGAATAAAATTTATTCCATATTTTTTACAAATACCTTTTATACCTTTAGCATACGAAACACTACCTGCATCCTTTGATGTAAGAATACAGATTAATTGTGGTTGTATATTATTTTCTTTTAATAATTTAATATTTTTCTCAAAAATTGGTTTATCAAATTTTTCTATTAAATATTTTATATTAAATAATTTTTCCGTTTTTAAATCCTCCACCTCCCGACAAAATTATTTTTCTTCTTTTCCATTTTCTTTTATAATATCATCTTCAGAATCAATCATGACAAATTCTTCATTTTCATCTATATCCACTTTATCCATAATCTTTTTCCATTCTTCTTCCACTTTTTCCAATTCTTCATCTTCTTCTACAGCATCTAAGAATAACTCTCCTTTTTCTTCGTTTACCTTAAAGGCTACAGTATCTCCTAAAATAATATCCTCACTGTCTTCTTCTTTAAAAGCTTCGTAACATATCCAATACTTTTTCCCTTTAATCTTTAATTCTTCAACAAACATGAAATTATATTCATTGCCATCCTCACCAGTAATTGTAAAAAATTCTAATCTTTCCATATTTATCCCTCCAGATAGTCAATATTATTAAATTTTTTATTTTACTAAATATTATACATCTATATTGTAAATTATAAATATGAAATTATAGTGTCCAAAAAGTATAAATATGATATAATAGAAAAGAATAAGGGGGTTGTAACTTTGAATCTATTAGAAATGAGAATTAAAGGCTTTAAAAGTTTTGCTAAAAATACTACATTAAATCTAAATGCAAATATTGTTAGTATAGTCGGACCAAATGGTTCAGGAAAATCGAATATAGTAGACGCATTACGATGGTTATTAGGAGAACAATCATCAAAACAAATAAGAATTTCTGAAAAATACGACGTTATATTTGGCGGTTCAGAAAAATTCCCACCTGCAAAAAAAGCCGAGGTATATATAAAAATTAAAGATGATAATGGTAAAATCAGAACTATTGGTAAAACTCTTTCTGCTGATGGAAAAATTCAATATAAAATCGATAATAAAAATGCACGATTAAAAGATATATATGATGTAATAGGTGGTGCAGGTGTTGGAAAATCCTTTTATTCAATTATATCACAGGATCAGGTAAGAGAATTGGTATCCGCCTCATCAGATCAATTAAGAATTATCATCGAAGATGCTGCAGGAATTAAAACATACCTAGAAAAAAAAGAAATTGCTTTAAAAATGCTTAATCAAACAAAAGAGAATTTAGATCGACTAAATGACGTACTATACGAAGTTGAAAAAAGGGTTAGATCCTTGTCAAACCGTGCATCAAGAGCAAGAAAATATATGGAATATAATAACGAATTGAAAACCATTGGAATTAAATACTTTGGTGCTAAAAGCCTTGATATTGATAAAAAAATAAAAAACATTGAAACAGCTATTCAAGAAAACAAAGATAAAATTAAATCTTACTTATCTAAAAGTTTTGAGGTTGAACGCTTATATAAAGAATTAAAAAAAGAAATTGAAGAAAAAGAAGAACAATTATCCATATATGGTGAAAAAATTGAAAATTTCAGACAACGATTAAAATCCTATGAAGAAATGAAAATCATACTCGAAAAAGAAATAAACGATTTGAATTCAAAAATAGTAGAAAAGGATTGGGAGAGAAAAAAATTCGAAGAAGATCTTCAAAAGAACACAAAAAGGCATGAAGAAGTGAAAGATTTACTTAATAAATATGAAAGTGAAAATGAAAAATATATTGAAGAAATAAAAATCGTTGAAAATGAAAAAAGAAAAATTGAAAGTTCTATTTCTGAAGAAATAAACAAATTAACCGAACTAAAAGAAGATATTAAAAAAACAAATAATCTTCTAAAAGAGTTGGAAAACAGCAAAAATAAGTTAATTAACGAATTAGCAGATAAAGAAGAAAGATTAAAATTCTTAACAACTGAAAAAGAAACGTTAGAGAAAACCATTGATAGATTGGAAAATGAATTAATAAAATTAGAATCAGAATTAAACTCTATTAATAAAAAAGAAGAAAAATTGAATAACGAAATTTTTGATAAGAAAAAAATAGTAGATGAGCAACATACACAATTAGCTAATGCATATAACTATTTACAAAAATTAAAACATGATAAAGATTTAACCGAAAGAAAAATCCAAAACCTATCATTACAAATAACTGAATATGAAGGCTTTTCTTTCGCTATAAAAAAGCTATTTGAAGCTTTTCACAAAGATGAAAATTTAATAGATGTGGTATTAAATTTAATAGAGGTTCCTGAAGAATTAGAAACTGCTATAACAATGGTTGCAGGATATAGATTACAAAATATTGTTGTAAAAGACTCAAAACACATTTCATCCTATATAAATTATCTAAAGGCTGAAAAAGCTGGAAGAGTTACATTTTTACCATTAGATTTAATCAACCCCAAAATCAGGAAATTCAAAGAATTAGAGACAGAACCGGGATTTTATGGATATATCATAGATTTAATTAACTATAAAAATGAGTTTAAAAATGCAATTCAATATGTTTTTGGAAATGCGATTGTTGTAGATTCTTTAAACACTGCATTAACTATTAAAAATAGATATAAAAATATATCCTTAACCATATCTACTACAGATGGAGAAATAATAAATACCTCTGGAGCAATAACTGGTGGATTTTCTAAAGGAAATAACTCTACACTTCTCTTAACAAGAAAAAGGGAATTGCAAACATTAAAGTATTCTTTAGATGAACTAAACAACGAAATAAAAATTCAAGAAGAATTATTAAAAAAATTAGAATATGAATACAAAAAAAACTCATTAGAGTTGAGAAAGTTAGAAGACAAGCTAAATGAGATAAAATACAACAGATTAAATGGATCTAACTCATATAAAGATTTTAAAAACAATTACGATTCGGCTAAAAAACGCTATAATGAAATTATTAAAAGAATAGATTCATATAAAATAAGAGAAGAAGAAATACATTTTGAATTAAAAAACATAAACAATGAAATTGAAGAAAACAAAGAAAAAATTATTTTACTGGAAAAAAATGTTTCAGAAATAGAAAAAATTAACAAATCAACCCATAATGAATTGCGTTTAAAAATTGCAAAATTAGATGAATTAAATCTTTATAAAAATTCAATTACAGAAAAAATTAATAATTACAAAACAGAATATTCTAAAATAAAAAATGATATAAAAACCATAGAAAACACAATAGAATCAATAAATACATTATTAAAAGAATTAAAATCAAGTATCAATAGAAAAAAAGATGACCTCATTGAATATGAAAAAGAAATAAAAAATATGAACACAGAAATAGAAGATGCTTTTAAAATGATGAGAATGAGCAGAGAAGGAAAATCGGAAAAATTTGACGAACTTGAAAGATTAGAAATGAAAAAAAATGAACTAAAAGACAAAATCGATGAATTAAAAAATCTTTCACATGAATTAGACCTTGAAATACAAAATCTAAATCATGAAAAGGTTTTTTTAATTGAAAAAGCTAAAAATATTGGCATTGATAAAGAAAACTTTTTATATGAAGAGTTAAACGAACAGGAAATCTTAGCTCTAGAAAGAAGAATAGAAGATATAAAAAGAACTTTAAAACATATTGGTAGCGTTGATTTGGCTGTATTAGATGAATATGAAATGGTAAAAAAAGAATTAGATGATAGAAAAAAACAAAAAGAGGATATTCTTCAATCAATAAAAACACTTCAAGAAGGTATAGAAAAAATTGATAACGAAGCAGAAGAAAAATATTTAAACACCTTTAAGCTGGTAAATGAAAAATTTGGGTTCTATATAAAAGAATTATTTGTTGGTGGCGATGGAATATTAAAAATGATTGGGGATGGAAAAGCATTTGAAAAAGGTGTTGAAATTTCTGTAAAAAAACCTGGTAGAAATTTTCAAAAATTACAACTTTTTTCAGGTGGAGAAAAAGCTTTGATAACTTCCGCATTCTTATTTGCTTTAATGAATGTAAATCCAAGTCCTTTTTATTTATTAGATGAAATAGATGCTCCGCTTGATGATATTAATGCTGGAAAACTGGCAAAATTAATAAAAAATAATATAGAAAAAACACAATTTATAATCATTACACACAATAAATTAATGATGGAAATTGGCGAAATATTTCACGGTATTACAATGCGATATGGAGTCTCTCAAGTTGTACCTGTTGATTTCAAATTCCTTGAAGAATTGGATAAGTCTCCGTTATAAACGGAGACTTATTTTTATTTTTAAGCAAAGATTACGGTTAATTAAATATAATTATACTTAATTATTGTTCATAGTTTAAATATTCCTTGACGTTATGTTACTTGTAATATTTGGAAAATAAGCATATAATATAACTATAACAACTAAATAATTATACTCAAAAAAACTTGCATAAAGTTTTTTTGATTTTATTTTAAAAGGAGGGGAATTATGATTACTTTCAACTACGATTACGTTAAACCCAAAACGCTAGATGAAGCTTTAGAAGCGTTACAGGAAGAAAATTCCTTCCCAATACTTGGGGGAACCGATTTAATTGTAAAAATGAGAGCGGATAGAATCAAACCAAAATTAGTAGTTGATCTAAAAGGTATTGATGAATTATTTCATGTTGACTTTTCAAAAGAAGAAGGTTTAGTCTTTGGTGCTGGTTTAAAATTAAATGTTTTAGCAGAAGAATTCGGCTATATCAAAGAATATTTTCCTACATTATATCAAGGTATTAGAGTTGTAGGTGGATATCAAACAAGAAATAGAGCTACTGTAGTTGGAAATATTTGTAATGCTTCACCTGCTTCAGATACTGCTCCTGCATTGCTTACATATAATGCAAAAGTAAACATTGTATCTTCTAAAGGCGGAAGAACTGTTGAATTAAAAAATTTCTTTAAAGGTCCTGGTAAAACTGTATTAGAAAAAGGCGAAATAGTTAAATCTATATTCATTCCATACGAAGGCGATAGTATAGGTAGATACTATAAAGTCTCAAGAATTAAGGCTGTGGATCTTTCAACTATAGGTGTAGCTTTAACTGTAATTGATCCAGAAGGAAAGAGAGATATTAGAGTTGCTTTAGCTTCAGTAGCACCAACACCTGTAAGAGTATTCAAAGCTGAAGAATTTATAAAAGATAAAGAATTAACTCCTGAAAATGTAGAAGAATTTGCTCAAATAATCCAAGATAGTGTAAATCCAATCACAGACGCAAGAGGAACTGCAGAATACAGGAAAAGAATGGCTAAAATATTACCTATTAAATTATTAAGAGAAATGAAAATGATAAAGGAGGGATTATAATGAAAATAACTTTTACTGTTAATAATGAAAGCGTAGAGGTTGAAGTAAAACCAAATGAAACCCTCCTGGACGTATTGAGAGAAAAACTATATTTAACTGGTGCAAAAGAAGGCTGTGGAAACGGGGAGTGCGGCGCATGTACTGTTATATATAACGGAAGACCTGTGAATTCATGTTTAGTACTTGCTCCTGAAGCTGATGGTGCTGTAATAGAAACTGTTGAAGGACTAGCTAAAGATAATAAATTACACCCTATCCAGGAAGCTTTTGTAGAAGCAAATGCCTTTCAATGTGGATATTGTACTCCAGGTTTTATAATGTCAACAAAAGCCATGCTTGAAAAAGTTCCAAACCCCACAAAGGAAGTTGTTGTTGAAAGATTAGCAGGAAACCTATGTAGATGTACTGGTTATACAGTTATTTTAGATGCAGTAAAATTAGCTGCCCAGAAAATGGGAGGTGCAGAATAATGAAATATAAATTTCAACCACCTATAAAATTTGAACATGTTGGAAAGCCTATGAACAGAGTAGACGGTGTCGAAAAAGTTACCGGTAATGCTAAATATGTAACTGATATGTTTTTCCCAAATATGCTTTATGCAGCAGTTAAAAGAAGTCCTATTCCTCATGGAATAATTAAAAACATAGATACTTCAAAGGCTGAATCTCTTCCTGGTGTAAGAGCTATAGTAACAGGAAAGGATGTTCCATATAGACAGGGTATATATTTAGTAGATAGACCTATTATAACGCCAGATAGGGTAAGGTATGTTGGAGAACCTGTTGCAGCCGTTGCTGCAGATTCATTGGAAATTGCAAGAAGAGCTGTTGAACTAATAGAAGTAGAATATGAAGAATTACCAACTGTCCAGGATCCAAGAGAATCTATGAAAGGTGAAGTTTTAATTCATCCAGATTTAGCTAATTATGACAGATTACCTATATATAATATAGAACCAGAAAAAAATGTATTTCATCATCAT containing:
- the secA gene encoding preprotein translocase subunit SecA, with the protein product MSILAKIFDKNKRTLNKYKKVVDKINALEPEMEKLSDDQLKSKTTEFKKRLENGEVLDDLLVDAFAVVRETAKRVLKMRHFDVQLMGGIALHEGNIAEMKTGEGKTLVATLPVYLNALTGKGVHLATHNDYLAKRDAQWMGPVYEFLGLSVGFIQAGMENEDRKKAYRCDITYGTANEFGFDYLRDNLVYDLNDKVQRGHYYTIVDEADSILIDEARTPLIISGPSDTPSHLYTKFATIARKLKKDDDFTLDEKSKAVILTDEGIAKLEKMLGIENLYDPKNIHFLFHTLNALKALHYFKKDKDYIIQDGEIIIVDEFTGRLMHGRRYSEGLHQAIEAKEGVKVKEESLTYATITFQNYFRMYEKLAGMTGTAKTEEDEFKQIYNCEVVVIPTNKPVIRKDKNDLIYKTQKEKWTAVVKEIKERYKNGQPMLVGTTSIETSELLSHMLKKEKIPHNVLNAKYHEKEAEIIAQAGQKGMITIATNMAGRGTDIKLGEGVVELGGLYVIGTERHESRRIDNQLIGRSGRQGDPGESRFFLSFEDDLLRLFGGDKLKNIMNTLKIEDDQPIEHALLSKIIRDAQKRVEGIHFSIRKRLFELDSIMDYQRSSIYSHRDWILSQTDYDEHLREIFEDVVDRLVESSINEEELVDKEELSKKLLAFGIIEKIDFDNVEECKDKVFKLLWDKYHSKKSEFGEEFQRISKFIMLRIIDERWRKHLEAIEHLKEAVSLRAYGQKDPAMEFKKESYILFEELINNIYDDTVSYLLRIIKVDTSKEEEETKKKIHQLNFVHNDGSVINRAEKRKEKKKTHKRIKIKR
- the prfB gene encoding peptide chain release factor 2 gives rise to the protein MLDYEIKVKIDELKEKFKNLRSLFDIEKTNKRINKLENEMTNPEFWNDQKRAEKISRELQHLKHEKEEFINLQGLFEDLEVAIEFSEEDPTMDDQALEILHKIEKKVKEFELAMLLSGKYDSNNVFLTIHPGAGGTESHDWADMLLRMYTRWAEKNSYKIEIIDYLPGDEAGIKSVTIKINGSFAYGKLKYESGVHRLVRVSPFDAANRRHTSFASVSVTPELDEDIDIEIRPDDLKIDTYRAGGAGGQHVNKTDSAVRITHLPTGIVVACQNERSQHQNKATAMQILKARLFELEMKKKMEEKLKLMGDMKDISWGNQIRSYVLYPYKMVKDHRTSYESSNADAVLDGDLDGFIEAELLYFAKLNKE
- a CDS encoding nucleotidyltransferase domain-containing protein, whose amino-acid sequence is MKFGLKEELLDNLIKIFSNNKKIKRVILFGSRAKGNFKNGSDIDIALYGEDLNINDIISIQVEIEKLEIPYGIDLIIYNKIDNKELKEHIDRVGKFLYKRD
- a CDS encoding bifunctional 5,10-methylenetetrahydrofolate dehydrogenase/5,10-methenyltetrahydrofolate cyclohydrolase, whose product is MEDLKTEKLFNIKYLIEKFDKPIFEKNIKLLKENNIQPQLICILTSKDAGSVSYAKGIKGICKKYGINFILDKAFNKELLEEKIKYYNNDKSTHGIIVMYPTPFDIKDTYFMNLVSIEKDVEGLNHEYMGYLVQHEFYSDNENLRKLIIPPTAKGILYVLKRNYILYENYFKDNGKYPSNLKENPFKLEGKKIVVINDSLAVGRSLALMMLNENASVRVCQKYTDYDDIMKFVSISDIIISAVPSEKFKIPTKYIPENSIVFDIAFEGNFEYPDVFDKVYRISPKWNLVEKGNRINDMTLHKLISNLFYLVNRRLGDNALIELKKFERNIFVGR
- a CDS encoding DUF1292 domain-containing protein, with protein sequence MERLEFFTITGEDGNEYNFMFVEELKIKGKKYWICYEAFKEEDSEDIILGDTVAFKVNEEKGELFLDAVEEDEELEKVEEEWKKIMDKVDIDENEEFVMIDSEDDIIKENGKEEK